The Arachis hypogaea cultivar Tifrunner chromosome 14, arahy.Tifrunner.gnm2.J5K5, whole genome shotgun sequence genome has a segment encoding these proteins:
- the LOC140178322 gene encoding uncharacterized protein — protein sequence MTHVKKTNDSSNEYEPIFVLKHEALYEGLREYFMSLMPKEQVHTSVVSIHSMIFNQIKVRQYREQIYIVLLDIVEHMAWSTLIRRQTRPTGLILSSMPTIANFLTKGNLHRIHFYLSQFAMEGIGGCGLLM from the exons ATGACACATGTGAAAAAGACAAATGACAGTAGCAACGAATATGAACCAATATTTGTCTTGAAACATGAGGCACTTTATGAGGGGTTAAGAGAATATTTCATGTCTTTAATGCCCAAAGAACAAGTGCATACTTCG GTTGTCAGTATACATAGCATGATTTTCAACCAAATCAAAGTTCGGCAGTATCGGGAACAAATATACATTGTGCTGCTGGATATTGTG GAACACATGGCGTGGAGTACACTGATAAGAAGACAAACAAGGCCTACAGGTTTGATATTGAGCAGTATGCCCACCATTGCCAATTTCTTGACAAAAGGAAACTTGCATcgcatccattt CTATTTGTCCCAATTTGCAATGGAGGGcattggtggttgtggattgcTGATGTAA